GAGTTTGGAGATGGTATTATAGAACTTGGTGCGAACTGGATACATGGGACTGGCAAAGACAATTCCATGTATACACTTGCCAAAGAGAAAGGGTTGATCATGGAACCATATGTTTTCCTGGACAGGTGAGATGTAGTTTATTCACAGAACACCGTACTGTCACAACAGTAcccatttattttataatatttagcACTTTAATGACACTGAATAACACGATCACCTAGCATATATCATATTCTGATGTCAACTCAGAGTTGCTTTACCTACCTAATTAGATAATGCATAGATTATATTCTACAGTGCTGGTACTATACACTTGTAATTCGCGTAGATTAGACTCCTTTTTCTTCATGTTTAATAAATTTTTTTATATCCATTTGTGAAAATGTGCTAGATAAATTCttttttgtcttgttttcttAGATTTTCGTATGCTAATGTAGTATTAGTAGTGCGCTCGATAGTAGAAGTCATTCGCAATTATGTTTCAGGATTGAAGGTGATTGGTGTACTGAAGACGGGTCAATCATTCCTAAACCATTGATAGTTAAAGCTTGGGACATCTTTTGCAATATTGAAGACACGCTAAGTACATTTGTACACAAAACGGATATACAAATTAGTCAATCTGAATTTATGGAAAGTAGTTTGGAAACCGCACTAAACGAATTTAAACCCGAGGACCAGGATTTGGTTAAGGCTGCGTTCCACTGTATGATAAACTATTTGGGATTTCATGAAGGCGATTATTTAGAGAAGGTATCATTGAATCTAAATGGATTGTTTGAAAACATTTCTGGTGGAAACGTTAAGATTCCACCTGGATTTTGTGAAATTTTACGAACCATCACAGCAGAAATAAAAGATGTCCCAGTAGAATTTAAAAAGGTTGTTAAGTCAATTGACTACTGCAATTCGTCCGGTAAGGTGAACATTTGTTGTAATAGTAATGCAGCAGACGAAAAATATGTAGCGGACCACGTGATACTCACGTGTTCTCTTGGTTATATGAAAGCCCATCTCAATGACCTGTTCACACCTACATTGTCTGTAGAAAAAAAGGAATCTGTTAACAGAATGGGTTttggaaaagtaaacaaaatatttttattttttgacaaaCCATTTTGGAGTAAAGGCGACGGAGGAATAAAACTTGCTTGGAAGCAGAAGCTAGATAGTTTTGATAGTGATCAATGGTATAGGTCAATATTTGCTTTCGATGAGGTCCTTAACAATCCAGATGTATTAGTAGCATGGATACACGGAGATGCCGCAGCATATATTGAAACGTTGTCAGATTCTTTTGTTTTAGAAACTTGTAAAGATATACTGCAAAAATTCACGAAGAAAAATAATATCTGTCCAACTGGTATCAAGAGGTCATTTTGGTGCTCAAATCCTTTTACTCTTGGGTCTTACAGTTATTATGCTGTTCATTCACAGTCAGCTGACATTAAAAATATAGCTGAACCTTTATATAATGATGGGAAACCAGTCGTGTGCTTTGCAGGAGAAGCAACAGAGGAAAGATACTTTTCAACAACACACGGTGCAAGGTCTTCGGGAATTCGTGAGGCTGAAAGAGTTAtagattattatataaaatgaacaaaatagaCGTGCAAAGCATTGACAATTTTTGTGATAGTTTGAACCTATAAAAGAAAGAACttaaataaaatcatgaaatagGAATGAAACATATATTTTGCTAATGTTTTATGCATATGACCGTTTATTGGGGTATTATGGATACAAAAATATATAGTGTATAAATTCATAACACAAAAACCTTGAAGGCTTTTACTGATTCTTTTCCGCCCTATTAGCAAACATCATCGAGAAGTAAGATTTATGACTGGTTGGCACGAAGTACGAGTGATGATACCGGGATAGTTGGCATGCTCTCCTGCAAACTTTTTACTATAGTATTTATGAGcaagaatattaaaaatcaaaccTAGTGTGttcatatcatataaaaatatgatCGTGCTGATAATCTAATATGCATGCATTATTTATCGCTAGAAGTAAAGGCATCCATTTACTATTATCACTTATTTCAATCCACCATTATCACCTATTTTCATTCATCCTCATCACCCATTCCATTCATCATTACAACCTACATTCTTTTCAGTTTGAATGCCCTTatacattaaataataataatctgtttcataattttttttcatgaaatatatTTTGCTGACTGTCCATTCATTTCGTAATTATTATAGTCATTGTAAAGACCGACAAATACGTCATAAATATTTAGAACGAAAACTGTTTGACACATGAACAACGTCTCCATTCACCATTATCACCTATTTCCATTCACCATTATCACCTATATTCTTTTCAGATCGATTGCCCTCATATATAAGTTAATattatgtttcatattttttttctcatgaaaTATATTTTACTGTCAGTCCAGTAATTTCGTAATTATTATAGTCACTGTAAAGACCGGCAAATACGTCATACATATTTAGAACGAGCACTGTTTGACATATTAACGATTAATCGAATCAAAGTGAATAAAACTTTGACGAAGATTCTGAACGGCACAAATGTCTTCTATTCAATTCCACTTGTTTCGAATGTACAAAATGGTGCTGTAAGCGTAAaatgcattgtcgtttgtttatgtgttacatatttgtttttcgttcattttttttttacataaataaggccgttagttttctcgtttgaattgttttacattttcttatcggggccttttatagctgactatgcggtatgggctttgctcattgttaaaggccatacggtgacctatagttgttaatgtctgtgtcattttggtcttctgtggatagttgtctcattggcaatcataccacatcttctttttttatactgttTCGAATAGAGGTAGTTAGTAAACATCCACCCAAATAGActtaataaatataagaagatgtggtattaatgccaatgagacaactctcgatccaagtcacaattagtaaaagtcgaccaatataggtcaaagttcggccttcaacacggagccttggttcacaccgaacagctagCTAAAAAGGATCtaaacatacaaataaaatggtccgagaccacaattatttcgtagtgcatttcttttagaacataaatgaaaataaaaaaaatcccacctgcgctttctcaaagaaacttttacagtgtgttgtactacttttgggacaaattatatcaaaattatagaaaacttcatcgtctctaactcaatatatggacaattttatctttagggcgtcttgaaatcttttgacagcttccgaagtgctatttttcaacctttttcacctggacgaaatcactactttcctttaaaattctggacccaattttttttacagtgtaatttcacccccctacttgcaatttgaggcattaaacatggagaaataaatttggaagaggtataaaaattaatggcaagtaacccactgtcaacactagggactatatttccAATGTGCTGTTGATGAATTGTATAGAATTTTGATGGGttcaaaacaaattatgttaTTTTGCTTAGTGTCTCATGTAAAACCTCAAGTTTATATAAATTCTACTTTTCATCCtttcttatttcaaaatataacatCATATTAATCCATAATAATCCATCTTCACGACATAGATCTAATTTACGGAATAATTGTATGTACTGTAAATCAAAAGTTGCAAGTAAATTCGTAACTCCGCTGGACACTGAAAAATTTACCACAccttttaaaatgtacatttaaaattatcttttgtAAAACTTGACAGGACTTTAATGATCAGCGATTTTTACCTCCTCCTGTGAGAAATGCCAACAGTCGTATAACGAAGAGGTAGCGAATCCGATGTAACATATCACAATATTTTCTAGTAACTCATTGCAGGAAGGACAACCCTTGGCTAACCCAGTGTGGTAGTAGGATAGATAGTAAGATAGTACAGCTAGCCACGGAAATATTTGAAGATATTGAGAGAGAGCTTGATGAGGAAATTGATAACAGTAAGCAGCTATCCTGTGAAGATTACTTTAAAATACGTTTTCAAGAGAAACttaaacaaagaaaagaaaacgaAAGCGTACAGATACAAACTGTCCTTGATTCGTTGATGAAAGGGTTTAGTTTGTTTACAGGAGACGAGGCCAGATTTATTTCTGCCAACCTCTTGCACATGAGCGAAGAAATCGATGGCGTAGATATCACTGTTCCGCAAGGTTTGTCTGGCGTTTTGCAGAGTCTAGTAGATGAGCTTCCAGTTAACACAGTCAGATACAAACGATATGTGAACCAAATTCAGTGGAATAGTGGTATTGACAACAAGGAGGTCACGATATATTGTGATTTTGATACCTCAGTTGACGAATACGTTGCTGATCATGTTATCATAACATGTCCACTTGGTCATTTGAAGCAAAACCATGAACAACTTTTTGAACCATCCCTGCCAAACGTTAAAATCGAAGCTATTGAAAGGTTTGAACCAGGAAAAGTTGAAGCAATTTTCCTCCATTACGAAAAGCCGTTTTGGAGCAAGGGGAAAGGCAGTTTCTTTATTTCACAAGAAAGGATTGATGGTAAATCATCTGGAATCTGCTGTGGATACGAGTCAGCATACTGGATTCGTGAAATTCCAACCTGTTCAAATGTTTTGTTAATATGGATTTATGGAAGCGATACTGACCATATTAAATCCCTTACAGATACCGCTATTGCAGAAAGATGTACAAACCTTTTACGGCAATACTTGGGCGACAAGGATATCCCGGAACCAACATCAGTTAAAATAACATCGTGGTGTTCAGATCCATTATTCCATGGAGCTTATAGTTACTTGTCTACCAAATCAAATGCAACGTGCGTAACGGATATTGCAGAACCACTTTTTGTTGGCGAAAAACCAGTTTTATGCTTTGCAGGGGAAGCAACTCACGACAAGTGGTTTTCATATGCACATGGGGCAAGAAGTTCAGGAATTCGCGAGGCAGAACGAATTCACATTTTTTATTCCAAATGAAACTCAATTTCAGAGATAAGTTCTCCAAACACTAGTTAACGTATCATTTAAAAATGATATCTTTCTACTTTATTAAACGTTAACCCTAACTGTGTCATGATCAATGAAAACAATATCAGAgaaccttttttttatatattaaatttgagGCTAATTTCAGAAGAAAAAGAAAGGGTAATGACCGGCTCTATCTTGATATTTAACTAAAACTTAAATCCAGCAGTAAAATTGTTTCAAAACTGGCATTCTTACTAATACAGGAATCATCACTTGTTATACGCATgaatagaaaatataataaacagacTATCTTTTTTCATGATCTCTATGCTTCAAAATAAGACTGGTGTTTGTACAGAGAGGGCTATTGTATTCATTTGGCGAAATATCATCAAATATAATTATGGATTTGTCTATTCTCCTTATAGGTCCCATTTGGTCATACAGCTCATTCAATTCAAAAATTATTCCAGTATTTATACATTGTTGATTTCAAATGTTTATGGTTTGGTCGGTCTTGATTACAGGCAGAAAAATGCTAGGGCGCACCAAGGTCTTAACTTGTTGTTTCATAATAAAGAAGTTACTACGCCCATAGACTACCCAACTCTTAAGTACATAAGACTAATAAAATCAAACTAAAGTTCAAattgaatacccacacgacagtgccatgtgctgatTTTAATTGTACAATATGATACATAATATCATGTCGAAAAAATATAGTCAAGTAATTTATGATTACTACTGAAATCAAAACATTTCATATAACATCAAATAACTTCACATAAGcaagacaaaacaaataaaaattaactgAGAAACACGTCTAGTCGAGTCGGCCCTGTCGTGCTGAATGGCTATATCCCATGAAGCGCGGGAATACAAATAACGGTCTATGAGCAGACAACTAGAAGAAATTAATTTCAATCTTATTCAGTTCCTTCAAAGGGTTGAAATTACATATTCAACCCGAACCATTTAAAGTACATCTACTTGCAAACCATTCAAAACCGATTAACGTGACCACcatctaaaaaaatataatattgctaATTTTCTCTGAACTACTACAACTTATTGTCACAAACATTTCTGTTATCATCTTACAGATTAAAAGTATTCTCACTATATCATATAGACTGGTTCATATTACAgccattcaaatattttataagtacatgcatgtccaggacgagaacaagttaacaataaatgcaataggtaggttttgtaaTAGAGGCCATGCGGAATAAATGGACTaccactagaaaatgagggtatattggatattgttgcaagggttcttttaACATGCAAAGagcatggcactctctttacacgaggcatcggatgtAACGTCCCCATTCCGACTGGACATGGCTGTAATCTTTATACATTCTGCACAGCCAAatggacgccccactttggcaagcgttaacttttactgccggtcggaagaagaccaagttaTCATATTTCGTTTCCCAAGTCACCCTTGGGGGATTACATATAGGGAGTCATGTCACAATGTGTATTGATTATGTAGACAAATCAAGCCATCTAGCAAAATAACctttgtaaaatatatgcaatcttttaaaaataatatcttcTTGGAATCCTAACAGGGGAGTGAAATCTAAATTATAAAATGGCTTTTACTGCAGATTGACGATTCAAACATTTAGTTGCGTACTTTGTGGTATATTTTATTAACATGGAGAGCATTATAAGATACTagaaaatgtgaaagttagtaaGGTAGCCTGATGTTCGTGTTTTACTTACTGGTTACTAGTATATTATACTATTATGAAATGATCGATATTTTACATGTGGACGATGAccattttgtttgaaaaaaaaaacaataccaaaGGTGTCGAAGAATAACCATCATCGTAAAAAACGACTATATGAAACACAATACACATAATGCCAAGTATTGAGCAAGGcgaatcccccccccccaaaaaaaacaacccaaCGTTTGTGAAGTCAGAAGTTCCAGATAGGAAGGAAGTTTCTATTACATGAATTCGTGGCATCCGATACCCTAATGAAAATCCTGTACTGAGTCTTGTCCGGAGGCaagtgccaaaaaaaaaaaaaaaaaaaaaaaaagagaccgACTGTTTAAAACAAATGATTATCATTAGTCATCTAAGTCATAGATTTTCCGTAACGATTAAAATCGTGAGAAAAATCCGAAAATCTTTCTTAATACATAGATGATGTCAATGTTATAAAACTGTTATGAtatattaaaatacaattttttatcggTTAAAGCATAAGTCAGGCAGTTTCAAATTAAGTTGAAAAAAAGTCGATTTCGATCTGAGTTAAG
This genomic window from Mytilus galloprovincialis chromosome 9, xbMytGall1.hap1.1, whole genome shotgun sequence contains:
- the LOC143045544 gene encoding spermine oxidase-like isoform X1; protein product: MSSTDARVVVVGAGAAGLSAAHHLVQNGFSNVIVLEATDRIGGRIHTVEFGDGIIELGANWIHGTGKDNSMYTLAKEKGLIMEPYVFLDRKDNPWLTQCGSRIDSKIVQLATEIFEDIERELDEEIDNSKQLSCEDYFKIRFQEKLKQRKENESVQIQTVLDSLMKGFSLFTGDEARFISANLLHMSEEIDGVDITVPQGLSGVLQSLVDELPVNTVRYKRYVNQIQWNSGIDNKEVTIYCDFDTSVDEYVADHVIITCPLGHLKQNHEQLFEPSLPNVKIEAIERFEPGKVEAIFLHYEKPFWSKGKGSFFISQERIDGKSSGICCGYESAYWIREIPTCSNVLLIWIYGSDTDHIKSLTDTAIAERCTNLLRQYLGDKDIPEPTSVKITSWCSDPLFHGAYSYLSTKSNATCVTDIAEPLFVGEKPVLCFAGEATHDKWFSYAHGARSSGIREAERIHIFYSK
- the LOC143045544 gene encoding spermine oxidase-like isoform X2 — translated: MSSTDARVVVVGAGAAGLSAAHHLVQNGFSNVIVLEATDRIGGRIHTVEFGDGIIELGANWIHGTGKDNSMYTLAKEKGLIMEPYVFLDRIEGDWCTEDGSIIPKPLIVKAWDIFCNIEDTLSTFVHKTDIQISQSEFMESSLETALNEFKPEDQDLVKAAFHCMINYLGFHEGDYLEKVSLNLNGLFENISGGNVKIPPGFCEILRTITAEIKDVPVEFKKVVKSIDYCNSSGKVNICCNSNAADEKYVADHVILTCSLGYMKAHLNDLFTPTLSVEKKESVNRMGFGKVNKIFLFFDKPFWSKGDGGIKLAWKQKLDSFDSDQWYRSIFAFDEVLNNPDVLVAWIHGDAAAYIETLSDSFVLETCKDILQKFTKKNNICPTGIKRSFWCSNPFTLGSYSYYAVHSQSADIKNIAEPLYNDGKPVVCFAGEATEERYFSTTHGARSSGIREAERVIDYYIK